Proteins encoded in a region of the Roseateles sp. SL47 genome:
- a CDS encoding SNF2-related protein — protein sequence MSSGYQAGQRVRLKSNPVRVGVLSGQTAGNPASPRWQVIFPDRTEFVPGLALEPVADEGANPFADMRQLRFGRPRDLRSALTHARLGGKLADLIYSLYTTNTDFYAYQFKPVLSFLDSPSRGILIADEVGLGKTIEAGLIWTELRSREDARRLLVLCPAMLQDKWKQELADRFGVEARKCNAQEAVETLENAAGNLRTSFAMIASMQGLRALADVEDDDDEQSLAARFRRIADDSAGDDAPLDLVIIDEAHYMRNPETQTAKLGQMLRGMAGNLVLLSATPVHLRNSDLFHLLNLVDSDSFPHEWSFDHALQQNAPLIELRDLLLRGKPDIEAIEAALQDVRTSEVAERSEALQFLLASPLDEETLIDVGRRLSLAEQIDRINPITKVVTRTRKRDVHERRVVRQPVALRADMSSVEAEFYDQVTAAVRKYCRNLDMAEGFLLTIPQRQMCSSMAAACRSWSRRSRDLEQEIDQILWDAFGDDPSFDSRGGKRVNADSLIAQLSRIAREVGDFDALRRHDSKFEKLRDQLLEYWKRTGGAKVVLFAYFRDTLTYLAERFAEIGVDSVVLMGGMDKPSALAKFKAPDGPRLLLASEVASEGIDLQFSALLVNYDLPWNPMRIEQRIGRIDRIGQKAERIVILNLFLGGSLDERVYVRLFERLRIFERALGSIEGILGEMIREMSFDLLRHELSDEEENEVIEQTCVAVEQRSRIEDNLEQEAGRLVAHGDYLQQRIAAARQLNRYVTSEDIQSYVSDFIDEYCQGAQLVRIRDGEQPVWEIDLGPAVRADFADFLERERLQSRTRLAVAASGRQPCVFENLLKRSRSDAESISQYHPLISFVRRRLDAEDRHRTAVVSAMRLASTDEPGAAAGVHVFAVHRWCLSGEQDSERLAFEAVRLGEARGLDPDSAERLVTVAAMLGQPWPAATGQLNGDAVGDAFDLVTEALDRRYAAFTANAGRENRDRIAFQLDQIDRQEAREILRLQELIHRLRAQGKTRTIKANEGRLSKVKERAEERRARLRKRRDLAHDSTLVCAGVVLVE from the coding sequence ATGAGTTCTGGATACCAAGCCGGCCAGCGGGTACGCCTGAAGTCCAATCCGGTGCGGGTCGGTGTGCTTTCGGGCCAGACTGCGGGCAATCCGGCGTCACCTCGTTGGCAGGTGATTTTCCCGGACCGTACGGAGTTCGTTCCTGGTCTTGCGCTGGAACCCGTTGCCGACGAAGGTGCTAACCCCTTCGCCGACATGCGCCAGCTGCGCTTCGGTCGGCCAAGAGACCTGCGTTCGGCGCTCACGCACGCCCGTTTGGGCGGCAAGCTGGCCGATCTCATCTACAGCCTATACACGACCAACACCGACTTCTACGCGTATCAGTTCAAGCCTGTCCTTTCTTTTCTCGATTCGCCTTCGCGGGGCATTCTCATCGCCGACGAGGTGGGCCTCGGCAAGACGATCGAGGCGGGACTGATCTGGACCGAGCTTCGCAGCAGGGAAGATGCACGCCGTCTGCTCGTGCTCTGCCCCGCGATGCTGCAGGATAAGTGGAAGCAGGAACTGGCGGACCGGTTCGGCGTCGAAGCGCGGAAGTGCAATGCGCAAGAAGCCGTGGAAACTCTGGAAAACGCGGCGGGCAACCTGAGGACCTCCTTCGCCATGATCGCCAGCATGCAGGGCTTGAGAGCGCTGGCGGACGTCGAGGACGACGATGACGAGCAGTCGCTGGCCGCGCGCTTCCGGCGCATCGCCGACGACAGTGCCGGCGATGATGCGCCGCTCGACCTCGTGATCATTGACGAGGCGCACTACATGCGGAATCCGGAGACACAGACTGCGAAGCTGGGGCAGATGCTGCGCGGGATGGCCGGTAATCTGGTGCTTCTCTCGGCGACGCCTGTCCACCTTCGCAATTCGGATCTGTTCCATCTGCTCAACCTGGTGGACAGCGATTCCTTCCCCCACGAATGGTCCTTCGATCACGCATTGCAGCAGAACGCACCACTGATCGAACTGCGGGATCTACTGCTTCGCGGCAAGCCCGATATCGAGGCCATCGAGGCGGCGTTGCAGGACGTTCGCACGTCGGAGGTCGCCGAGCGGAGCGAAGCTCTCCAGTTCCTGCTGGCGTCCCCACTGGACGAGGAGACGCTCATCGATGTGGGTCGCAGGCTCTCGCTGGCCGAGCAGATCGACCGGATCAATCCAATCACCAAGGTTGTTACCCGGACGCGGAAGCGGGATGTTCACGAGCGCAGGGTCGTTCGTCAGCCGGTGGCGTTGCGAGCCGACATGTCGTCCGTGGAGGCGGAGTTCTATGACCAGGTCACCGCGGCCGTGCGCAAGTACTGCAGGAACCTCGACATGGCCGAGGGCTTCCTGCTCACGATCCCGCAGCGACAGATGTGCAGTTCCATGGCTGCTGCCTGCAGGTCCTGGTCCCGCCGGAGCAGGGACCTGGAACAGGAGATCGACCAGATCCTGTGGGACGCCTTCGGCGACGACCCTTCGTTCGACAGCAGGGGCGGGAAGCGGGTCAATGCCGACAGCCTGATCGCCCAGTTGTCGCGCATCGCACGGGAAGTCGGCGACTTTGACGCCTTGCGCAGGCACGACTCGAAGTTTGAGAAGCTGCGTGACCAGTTGCTCGAGTACTGGAAGCGCACGGGAGGTGCGAAGGTCGTGCTTTTCGCGTACTTCCGAGACACGCTGACGTACCTGGCCGAGCGATTCGCAGAGATCGGTGTCGACTCGGTGGTGCTGATGGGTGGCATGGACAAGCCGTCGGCTCTTGCGAAGTTCAAGGCACCGGACGGGCCGCGGCTCCTGCTCGCCTCGGAAGTGGCCAGCGAGGGCATCGACCTCCAGTTCTCGGCGCTCCTCGTCAATTACGACCTGCCGTGGAATCCGATGCGAATCGAGCAACGCATCGGTCGGATCGACCGCATCGGCCAGAAGGCCGAGCGGATCGTGATCCTGAATCTCTTCCTCGGCGGTTCGCTCGATGAGCGAGTCTACGTCAGGCTCTTCGAACGATTGCGGATCTTCGAGCGCGCGCTGGGCAGCATTGAAGGCATCCTCGGCGAGATGATCCGCGAGATGAGCTTCGATCTGCTCCGGCACGAGCTGTCCGACGAGGAGGAGAACGAAGTCATCGAGCAGACGTGCGTCGCGGTCGAGCAACGGTCTCGCATCGAGGACAACCTGGAGCAGGAGGCCGGGCGGCTCGTGGCGCATGGTGACTATCTGCAGCAGCGTATCGCGGCAGCCCGACAGTTGAACCGATACGTGACATCCGAGGATATTCAGTCCTATGTCAGCGACTTCATCGACGAGTACTGTCAGGGTGCCCAGCTGGTTCGCATCCGCGACGGCGAGCAACCTGTATGGGAGATCGATCTCGGCCCGGCCGTTCGTGCGGACTTCGCTGATTTCCTCGAGAGGGAGCGTCTGCAAAGCCGTACCCGCCTAGCGGTGGCGGCTAGCGGACGCCAGCCCTGCGTCTTCGAGAACCTCCTGAAGAGGAGCCGGAGTGACGCCGAGTCGATTTCCCAGTACCACCCGCTCATCTCATTCGTGCGCCGCAGGCTGGACGCCGAAGATCGGCACCGCACCGCTGTGGTTTCGGCGATGCGGCTGGCTTCCACGGACGAGCCAGGCGCCGCTGCCGGGGTCCACGTTTTCGCGGTCCACCGGTGGTGCCTGAGCGGCGAGCAGGACTCGGAGCGCCTTGCTTTCGAAGCCGTTCGTCTTGGCGAAGCTCGTGGACTCGATCCAGACTCCGCCGAACGCCTCGTTACGGTGGCCGCGATGCTCGGGCAGCCTTGGCCGGCCGCAACCGGGCAACTGAACGGCGATGCCGTCGGGGATGCATTCGATCTCGTGACGGAGGCGCTCGATCGCCGCTATGCGGCGTTCACGGCGAATGCGGGGCGCGAGAACCGGGACCGGATCGCATTCCAGCTGGACCAGATCGACCGTCAGGAGGCGCGCGAAATCCTGCGTCTCCAGGAACTCATTCATCGTCTGCGTGCGCAGGGCAAGACGCGAACGATCAAGGCCAACGAGGGGCGGCTGTCCAAGGTGAAGGAGCGTGCGGAAGAGCGGCGAGCCCGACTCCGCAAGCGCAGGGATCTTGCGCACGACTCGACGCTGGTCTGTGCCGGGGTGGTGCTAGTGGAGTGA
- a CDS encoding nuclease-related domain-containing DEAD/DEAH box helicase produces MATLIPDQPKKCPYGERIVYEKLGRDLDADWIVLHSLGLHGHETKIWGEADIVVLSTKGFFSLEVKGGRVSCLDGVWTFGNPDSGSYEKREDPWTQAKGTMFAVRKKLIEAAPAFESILDGFGVVMPMETFTTTGAEIEPAVLLDKREFRANLGYYIGRLQRHWIATYQAKHGRTPRMPTKSDIQRARQVLRPDVESAFSLGSYLTGVESKLVQLSKDQIRASRRMSANPRTIVRGKAGTGKTVIAVERARQLAAQGLRVLFLCFNQLLARHVCSGLATDPLAERIDVRHVHLLYREVISKAGLLDRLGAASNDQELFAEVFPRTFVEASLEIGLPSWDALVIDEAQDLLTPDNIDAFDLMLGDAGINRGRWHIFLDRNQNIYGVEVQDLVEKRLAEAQPAFDDLFENCRNTRQVAVQASIISGIDLAIEGAPEGPECENAYARDRKALLALLEATVSRLLRQDIRPQDIAILSTRARDKSLVSDVSSLGGVPLVDAAAAKDGDLVFATMHSFKGLERMVVLAIDMEDIGQPDRTMLHYAGLSRARCLLHTFLQDSARPAYAGQAAAFASRMAASAKDE; encoded by the coding sequence ATGGCCACCCTCATTCCGGACCAGCCCAAGAAGTGCCCGTATGGCGAGCGGATCGTCTACGAGAAGCTGGGGCGCGATCTCGATGCGGACTGGATCGTGCTGCACTCGCTCGGGCTGCACGGCCACGAGACCAAGATCTGGGGCGAGGCGGACATCGTCGTGTTGTCGACCAAGGGGTTCTTCTCGCTCGAGGTGAAGGGGGGCCGGGTCTCGTGCCTCGATGGCGTTTGGACCTTCGGCAACCCTGACAGCGGCTCGTACGAGAAGCGTGAGGATCCGTGGACGCAGGCCAAGGGCACCATGTTCGCGGTCCGCAAGAAGCTGATCGAGGCCGCCCCGGCCTTCGAAAGCATCCTGGATGGCTTCGGTGTCGTGATGCCCATGGAAACGTTCACGACCACAGGTGCGGAGATCGAGCCTGCGGTCCTGCTCGACAAGCGCGAGTTCAGGGCAAACCTCGGCTACTACATCGGGCGGTTGCAGAGGCATTGGATAGCAACATACCAGGCAAAGCACGGCCGCACGCCGAGGATGCCGACGAAGAGCGACATCCAGCGAGCGCGGCAGGTGCTGCGACCCGACGTCGAGTCGGCCTTCAGCCTGGGAAGCTACCTGACCGGCGTCGAGTCCAAGCTGGTCCAGCTGTCCAAAGACCAGATCCGCGCGTCGCGGCGCATGTCTGCGAACCCGCGGACGATCGTGAGGGGCAAGGCCGGCACCGGCAAGACGGTGATCGCTGTCGAACGAGCAAGACAGCTCGCTGCTCAAGGTCTCCGGGTCCTCTTCCTCTGCTTCAATCAGCTGCTGGCCAGACATGTTTGCTCGGGCCTCGCGACCGACCCTCTTGCCGAAAGGATCGACGTCAGGCACGTCCATTTGCTGTATCGGGAGGTGATCTCCAAGGCTGGCCTTCTGGACAGGCTAGGAGCGGCGTCCAACGACCAGGAACTGTTCGCCGAAGTTTTCCCGAGGACCTTCGTGGAGGCATCGCTGGAGATCGGACTCCCGTCCTGGGACGCGCTCGTGATCGACGAAGCGCAGGATCTCCTCACGCCCGACAACATCGATGCCTTCGACCTGATGCTCGGCGATGCCGGCATCAATCGTGGGCGATGGCACATCTTTCTAGATCGGAACCAGAATATCTACGGCGTCGAGGTCCAGGATCTCGTCGAGAAGCGACTGGCCGAAGCGCAACCGGCATTCGACGATCTGTTCGAAAACTGCCGCAACACGCGCCAGGTCGCGGTACAGGCCTCGATCATCTCGGGCATCGATCTCGCGATCGAGGGAGCGCCCGAAGGGCCCGAGTGCGAAAACGCCTACGCGCGTGATCGGAAGGCGCTGCTGGCACTGCTCGAAGCCACGGTGTCAAGGCTGCTCAGGCAGGACATCCGCCCTCAGGACATCGCCATCCTCTCGACACGGGCCCGCGACAAGTCCCTTGTTTCAGACGTCAGTAGCCTCGGAGGGGTCCCGCTGGTCGATGCTGCTGCGGCGAAAGACGGAGATCTGGTCTTCGCGACGATGCATTCCTTTAAGGGTCTTGAGCGGATGGTGGTGCTTGCCATCGACATGGAAGATATCGGACAGCCCGACCGGACGATGTTGCACTACGCTGGCTTGTCACGAGCCCGTTGTCTCCTCCACACCTTCCTCCAGGACAGCGCTCGCCCGGCCTATGCCGGACAGGCCGCAGCGTTCGCATCCAGGATGGCAGCGAGCGCTAAGGATGAGTAG
- the drmB gene encoding DUF1998 domain-containing protein, with amino-acid sequence MATAKKTFRSRAPAKAGPAAVAGVEPLGKVRRSQLIATYGIGAIIDLEKGSFMPMGLEDWESATRLPSLTIGEARLQAQLGVSHFRLPPVSEDLGPSGRVDPAHSAPAIRFPAWHECPKCHRIGTEGDPFQLSADGSQLECTAHGRPVFTTPVRFVLACRKGHMDEFPWAWWAHRRRDGGVCDRPTLELKSRGKSAALADLYVHCQKCGSSESMGDAFRPESLKGTNCYGRRPWLHDRQPGCDSPPRVIQRGASNAHFPVVASALSIPPVSEATFQIIEGHWMTLGALPAEAVAPVLTNLANTYDIPLDALMAAYREKQKIEGTHGEFTDAGSRAEEYAALSNDRDDPIVGGIAPQFCNAVSDPPEAIARWFDLVGAVSRLREVRALAGFSRIEPFPVSGERIAKAIQDGQVSPLSKTARNWLPAAEIRGEGMFLRFRTETVDAWVEANPDISARVRVLETRSAAIANDRGYLRDYRITARLLLVHSFAHALIRTISIDCGYSSSALRERLYVSDADPLRPAMNGVLIYTGSPDSEGSLGGLVRLADPKQLERIVLQTIRNARWCGSDPVCLETDPAQSGDRVSGAACHCCLLVPETACEKFNRELDRTMLVGSPETSEFGHWQGYFDDLAD; translated from the coding sequence GTGGCCACAGCGAAGAAGACCTTCCGGTCAAGAGCGCCCGCCAAGGCCGGTCCGGCGGCCGTCGCGGGAGTGGAGCCTCTGGGCAAGGTGCGCCGATCGCAGCTGATCGCCACCTACGGCATCGGTGCCATCATTGATCTGGAGAAGGGGTCCTTCATGCCCATGGGCCTGGAGGACTGGGAGAGTGCGACCAGGTTGCCCTCGCTCACCATCGGTGAGGCACGGCTCCAGGCACAGCTCGGGGTCAGCCACTTCCGCTTGCCTCCCGTGTCTGAGGATCTCGGTCCATCGGGCCGTGTCGATCCTGCGCACTCGGCGCCTGCCATTCGATTCCCGGCGTGGCACGAGTGTCCGAAGTGCCATCGCATCGGAACCGAGGGCGACCCGTTCCAGTTGTCTGCCGACGGAAGCCAGCTGGAGTGCACCGCGCACGGCAGACCGGTATTCACCACGCCAGTCCGTTTCGTCCTCGCCTGTCGCAAGGGCCACATGGATGAGTTTCCGTGGGCATGGTGGGCGCATCGAAGGCGCGACGGAGGCGTGTGCGACCGGCCCACACTCGAACTCAAGTCAAGAGGCAAATCGGCCGCGCTTGCCGATCTATACGTGCACTGCCAGAAGTGCGGCTCCTCGGAGTCCATGGGCGATGCGTTCAGGCCAGAGAGTCTCAAGGGCACGAACTGCTACGGCAGACGTCCCTGGCTGCACGACAGGCAACCGGGCTGTGACTCGCCGCCACGCGTGATCCAGCGCGGCGCATCGAACGCACACTTTCCCGTGGTGGCGTCCGCGCTGTCCATTCCACCGGTCTCGGAGGCCACGTTCCAGATCATCGAGGGGCACTGGATGACCCTTGGTGCGCTTCCGGCCGAAGCTGTTGCGCCCGTTCTCACGAACCTCGCGAACACCTATGACATTCCGCTCGACGCGCTCATGGCCGCTTACCGCGAGAAGCAGAAGATCGAAGGTACGCATGGCGAGTTCACCGACGCGGGTTCCAGGGCCGAGGAGTATGCGGCTCTCTCGAACGACCGTGACGATCCGATCGTGGGAGGCATTGCGCCGCAGTTCTGCAATGCTGTGTCGGACCCGCCTGAGGCGATCGCGCGATGGTTCGACCTCGTCGGTGCGGTCTCGCGTCTGCGCGAAGTGAGGGCGCTCGCAGGCTTCAGTCGCATCGAGCCCTTTCCGGTCAGCGGTGAACGCATCGCCAAGGCGATACAGGACGGGCAGGTCTCGCCACTGTCGAAGACGGCTCGCAATTGGCTGCCGGCGGCCGAGATCCGCGGCGAGGGTATGTTCCTCCGGTTCCGGACCGAGACCGTGGACGCCTGGGTGGAAGCCAATCCGGACATCTCGGCGCGGGTCCGTGTCCTGGAGACGCGCTCCGCGGCGATCGCCAACGATCGGGGCTATCTCCGCGACTACCGGATCACGGCAAGATTGCTGCTGGTCCACTCCTTCGCGCATGCGCTGATCCGCACGATCTCGATCGACTGCGGCTACTCTTCATCGGCGCTCCGCGAGAGGCTCTACGTGAGCGACGCCGATCCATTGCGTCCAGCCATGAACGGCGTCCTGATCTACACAGGGTCGCCCGACTCCGAGGGCAGTCTAGGCGGCTTGGTGCGCCTGGCCGACCCGAAACAGCTCGAGAGGATCGTTCTGCAGACCATCAGGAACGCGCGCTGGTGCGGCAGCGATCCGGTGTGTCTTGAGACCGATCCTGCCCAGTCCGGTGACCGCGTCAGCGGCGCTGCTTGCCATTGCTGTCTGCTGGTCCCGGAGACCGCCTGCGAGAAGTTCAACCGCGAGCTTGATCGAACCATGCTCGTCGGTTCGCCGGAGACATCCGAGTTCGGACACTGGCAGGGCTACTTCGACGACCTCGCGGACTGA
- a CDS encoding ATP-binding protein: protein MVAKTKPEADAATGSLFEENYLVRTLGRIAQDPEVALTELVANAWDAGASLVDLTIPPTDELALTVEDDGHGMNAGQFKGRWMKLGYDRLKHQSSQVEFPPERQGWRRRAYGRNGVGRHGLLCFADQYSVETWREDKGASFEIGTQSEENPFKIEKEGSFLRKGHGTKLSVIVKRHLPDADAIREILAGRFVHDPQFVVRVNGVSVALADQTGLIEKQDLEIPGCPPAEAFVVDTTRTAKYTLYQGIAFWVNGRLVGVPSWVVGAEAVIDGRARFAKRFSIVIKADDGWLPEVEQDWVRFRSGKKVDALFEAARDYAKKVFAQLSATLVEESSEEALVKNREDFKELSPLGRAEVASFARDLVKATPTVSQDVLSAAVQALINIEKARGGAALLEKLTKLDESDIEGLDRLLSQWTVRDALSVLDEIDHRLAVIVAIEKLAGDEAADELHTLHPLVTQARWLFGPEFDSSEYSSNVSLRTAAEKVFKKRLSTEAFINAKQRPDIMTLADATCSIVGTEGFDAADPTLTRIQNVLIIELKKGRSAIGREEMNQGNGYVQDFLGSGALDGTPMFRAFVVGHEITAKTTREIELKEEGVLRGRVQAVTYGQLTRSAHQRLFRLKERIPARYEDVSGADLSAKVMQTASQASLAFAAPGKD from the coding sequence ATGGTGGCAAAGACGAAACCTGAGGCGGACGCGGCGACCGGATCGCTTTTCGAGGAGAACTATCTCGTCCGAACGCTTGGGCGCATCGCCCAAGACCCTGAGGTCGCCCTCACCGAGCTCGTTGCAAACGCATGGGATGCGGGCGCGTCGCTCGTGGATCTGACGATCCCGCCCACCGATGAGCTTGCTCTGACGGTCGAGGACGATGGCCATGGCATGAATGCGGGCCAGTTCAAAGGCCGATGGATGAAGCTGGGCTACGACCGCCTCAAGCATCAAAGCTCGCAGGTCGAGTTCCCGCCGGAGCGCCAAGGCTGGCGTCGCAGGGCCTATGGACGCAATGGCGTCGGCCGTCACGGACTGCTGTGCTTCGCCGACCAGTATTCGGTGGAGACCTGGCGGGAGGACAAGGGAGCGAGCTTCGAGATCGGCACCCAGAGCGAAGAGAACCCCTTCAAGATAGAGAAGGAGGGTTCGTTTCTCCGGAAGGGGCATGGGACCAAGCTATCCGTCATCGTCAAGCGGCACCTGCCCGACGCTGACGCCATCCGGGAGATCCTGGCAGGCCGCTTCGTCCACGATCCTCAGTTCGTCGTCCGGGTCAATGGGGTGTCGGTCGCATTGGCCGACCAAACGGGACTCATCGAGAAGCAGGATCTTGAGATCCCTGGTTGCCCGCCGGCCGAGGCCTTCGTAGTCGACACGACGCGGACGGCCAAATACACGCTCTACCAAGGCATTGCATTCTGGGTGAACGGGCGCCTGGTCGGAGTGCCAAGCTGGGTTGTCGGCGCGGAGGCTGTGATCGACGGCCGGGCGCGCTTCGCCAAGCGCTTTTCAATCGTCATCAAGGCCGATGACGGCTGGCTGCCTGAAGTCGAGCAAGACTGGGTCCGCTTCCGCAGCGGCAAGAAGGTCGATGCCCTCTTCGAGGCCGCACGCGACTATGCCAAGAAAGTCTTCGCGCAGCTCTCCGCGACGCTGGTTGAGGAGAGCTCCGAAGAAGCCCTCGTCAAGAACCGCGAGGACTTCAAGGAGCTTTCGCCCCTGGGCCGAGCGGAGGTGGCCAGCTTCGCTCGCGATCTGGTGAAAGCCACGCCTACCGTCTCCCAGGACGTGCTATCGGCCGCAGTGCAGGCGCTGATCAACATCGAGAAGGCGCGCGGCGGCGCGGCGCTGCTCGAAAAGCTCACCAAGCTGGACGAATCGGACATCGAGGGGCTCGATCGTCTGCTTAGCCAGTGGACGGTTCGCGACGCGCTGTCAGTGCTGGATGAAATCGACCATCGCCTGGCGGTGATCGTGGCCATCGAGAAGCTCGCTGGCGACGAAGCGGCCGACGAACTGCACACGCTGCACCCGCTGGTGACTCAGGCCCGATGGCTATTCGGCCCCGAGTTCGACAGTAGCGAATATTCGTCGAACGTCAGCCTGCGCACTGCCGCCGAGAAGGTTTTCAAGAAGCGACTGTCGACAGAGGCCTTCATCAACGCCAAGCAGCGCCCCGACATCATGACGTTGGCCGATGCAACCTGCTCAATTGTCGGCACCGAAGGATTCGACGCGGCCGATCCCACGCTGACGCGGATCCAAAACGTCCTGATCATCGAGCTGAAGAAGGGCCGCTCCGCGATCGGCCGCGAGGAGATGAACCAGGGCAATGGCTATGTCCAGGACTTTCTTGGCAGCGGCGCGCTCGACGGCACGCCGATGTTCCGCGCGTTCGTCGTCGGGCATGAGATCACCGCGAAGACCACGCGCGAGATCGAACTCAAAGAAGAGGGCGTGCTGCGTGGCAGGGTGCAGGCCGTGACCTATGGCCAGCTCACGCGGTCGGCTCATCAGCGGTTGTTCCGCTTGAAAGAGCGAATCCCGGCACGCTACGAGGATGTGTCCGGCGCGGACCTGTCTGCGAAGGTCATGCAGACCGCGTCACAAGCGAGTCTCGCGTTTGCAGCGCCAGGCAAAGATTGA
- a CDS encoding HNH endonuclease, with translation MKAGLIFEARHYETYSLCSIVDGVIRNTSDHLRILDGFHCDGQWAGWLRPFQKYSVLHQFIEFSVRQVHAEESDGVDLEERKRMLKSFERIPEALPHMRPCKLPIEEAFDYHGIGHQSFIEHLADMGKSFADADDDDIYEFMSEVWLSEAYEKFMNITVDGVFHVLFQNRMVMRDFNAYISRILGRVNFDEADDLDRSLLMDDRMLVRVKPPKWAKDAVFHRDRGHCVMCNLNLSRMASLEDTEHYDHIVPLASWGLNDVTNLQLLCGPCNLKEKGDRVAITSARYQAWYPMDDDS, from the coding sequence ATGAAGGCAGGTTTGATCTTCGAGGCGAGGCACTATGAAACGTACAGCCTGTGCTCGATCGTCGATGGAGTGATCAGGAACACCTCCGACCACCTGCGCATACTGGATGGCTTTCACTGCGACGGGCAATGGGCGGGATGGCTGAGGCCCTTTCAGAAGTATTCCGTTCTCCACCAGTTCATCGAGTTCTCGGTCAGACAGGTCCATGCAGAGGAATCCGATGGCGTGGATTTGGAGGAACGCAAGAGGATGTTGAAGTCCTTCGAACGGATCCCCGAAGCACTCCCCCACATGCGCCCATGCAAGCTTCCGATCGAAGAGGCCTTCGACTATCACGGCATCGGCCATCAAAGCTTCATCGAGCATCTCGCTGACATGGGCAAGAGCTTTGCGGATGCCGACGATGACGATATTTACGAATTCATGTCGGAAGTCTGGCTCTCCGAGGCCTACGAGAAGTTCATGAATATCACTGTCGACGGGGTGTTCCACGTTCTATTTCAGAACCGGATGGTGATGCGTGACTTCAATGCCTACATCTCCCGCATCCTCGGACGCGTTAACTTTGATGAGGCCGATGACTTGGATAGGTCGCTGCTGATGGACGATCGAATGCTGGTCCGCGTAAAACCGCCGAAGTGGGCCAAGGACGCTGTCTTCCATCGCGACCGCGGCCATTGTGTGATGTGCAATCTTAATCTGAGTCGTATGGCAAGCCTGGAAGACACCGAGCACTACGACCACATCGTGCCCCTGGCGAGCTGGGGCCTCAACGATGTCACCAATCTGCAGTTACTGTGCGGCCCTTGCAACCTCAAAGAGAAGGGTGATCGAGTCGCCATCACATCGGCGCGCTATCAGGCTTGGTATCCAATGGACGACGATTCGTGA